A genomic region of Acipenser ruthenus chromosome 9, fAciRut3.2 maternal haplotype, whole genome shotgun sequence contains the following coding sequences:
- the LOC117405353 gene encoding chordin-like protein 2 isoform X2 yields the protein MKHLLFFFSFFLYFTSEAEAPRPRKTLETFCTFKEKRYNPGDSWHPYLEPHGFMFCIRCTCAETGHVNCNSIKCPVLQCENPVIDSQQCCPRCAAEPKSPVGLRAPLKSCQYNGTIYQAGEMFTSDELFPSRQPNQCVLCSCSNGNIFCGLRTCLKLTCSTPVSVPDTCCQLCKDHSDSPANPKYASMEEGEQLQLNRGVRHSQDRCSGEQIKTRAVRATPSTLSSTSRGINLKTFWHKGATGTTVKIVLQEKHRRACVYSGKTYSHGEVWHPVLRPHRLLECILCTCKDGKQECRKITCPSEYPCQFPEKPEGKCCKTCPETKEETNRTQCLQAYSNNLLVYKVASPSESNTDSTVRKIAIEREGAVDIEIYVWKTVEGILQLMEVQTLQKKEFAEQPENFILVTRLDEGRDLEKVPGTRSQDKGSHG from the exons ATGAAGCACCTTTTgttctttttcagttttttccTGTATTTCACCTCTGAAGCAGAAGCCCCGAGACCCAGAAAAA CTTTGGAAACATTCTGCACATTCAAAGAAAAGAGGTACAACCCAGGAGACAGCTGGCACCCCTATCTTGAGCCCCATGGCTTCATGTTCTGCATACGATGCACATGCGCTGAG ACTGGCCATGTGAACTGCAACAGCATTAAATGTCCTGTCCTTCAGTGTGAGAATCCAGTGATTGATTCACAGCAGTGCTGTCCGAGATGTGCAG CTGAACCGAAAAGCCCAGTGGGTCTCAGAGCCCCCCTCAAGTCCTGCCAGTACAACGGGACCATTTACCAAGCAGGCGAGATGTTCACCTCGGATGAATTGTTCCCTTCTAGACAGCCGAATCAGTGTGTGCTGTGCAGCTGTTCA AATGGAAACATCTTCTGTGGTCTGAGGACTTGTCTGAAGCTGACTTGCTCTACGCCAGTGTCTGTACCAGACACGTGCTGCCAGCTTTGCAAAg ACCATTCAGATTCTCCTGCCAATCCCAAATATGCATCAATGGAAGAAGGGGAACAACTGCAACTGAATAGAGGCGTT AGGCATTCTCAGGACCGATGTTCAGGGGAGCAGATCAAAACAAGAGCAGTTAGAGCGACCCCATCAACTCTGAGCAGCACCTCCAGGGGCATAAACCTCAAAACCTTCTGGCACAAGGGAGCCACCGGGACCACAGTGAAGATCGTCCTGCAGGAGAAACACAGAAGAG CTTGTGTATACAGTGGAAAGACGTATTCCCACGGAGAGGTGTGGCACCCAGTTCTGCGTCCTCACAGGCTCCTGGAGTGCATCTTGTGCACATGTAAGGATGGCAAACAGGAGTGCAGGAAGATCACTTGCCCCAGCGAATATCCCTGCCAGTTCCCGGAGAAGCCTGAAGGGAAGTGCTGTAAGACATGTCCAG aaacaaaagaagaaacaaaCAGGACACAGTGCCTCCAAGCATACAGTAATAACCTGTTGGTTTATAAAGTTGCATCCCCATCAGAGTCTAATACAGACAGCACTGTTAGAAAAATCGCCATTGAAAGAGAAGGAGCTGTGGATATCGAGATATATGTCTGGAAGACTGTAGAAG GAATACTGCAATTAATGGAAGTTCAGACGCTTCAGAAGAAGGAATTTGCAGAACAACCAGAAAACTTCATATTGGTGACCAGGCTAGATGAGGGTAG agaCTTGGAAAAAGTTCCGGGAACAAGAAGCCAAGATAAAGGAAGCCACGGATAG
- the LOC117405353 gene encoding chordin-like protein 2 isoform X1: protein MKHLLFFFSFFLYFTSEAEAPRPRKTLETFCTFKEKRYNPGDSWHPYLEPHGFMFCIRCTCAETGHVNCNSIKCPVLQCENPVIDSQQCCPRCAAEPKSPVGLRAPLKSCQYNGTIYQAGEMFTSDELFPSRQPNQCVLCSCSNGNIFCGLRTCLKLTCSTPVSVPDTCCQLCKDHSDSPANPKYASMEEGEQLQLNRGVRHSQDRCSGEQIKTRAVRATPSTLSSTSRGINLKTFWHKGATGTTVKIVLQEKHRRACVYSGKTYSHGEVWHPVLRPHRLLECILCTCKDGKQECRKITCPSEYPCQFPEKPEGKCCKTCPETKEETNRTQCLQAYSNNLLVYKVASPSESNTDSTVRKIAIEREGAVDIEIYVWKTVEGILQLMEVQTLQKKEFAEQPENFILVTRLDEETWKKFREQEAKIKEATDSRMCDEGIKEVAKFLHPEKLDRLCAT from the exons ATGAAGCACCTTTTgttctttttcagttttttccTGTATTTCACCTCTGAAGCAGAAGCCCCGAGACCCAGAAAAA CTTTGGAAACATTCTGCACATTCAAAGAAAAGAGGTACAACCCAGGAGACAGCTGGCACCCCTATCTTGAGCCCCATGGCTTCATGTTCTGCATACGATGCACATGCGCTGAG ACTGGCCATGTGAACTGCAACAGCATTAAATGTCCTGTCCTTCAGTGTGAGAATCCAGTGATTGATTCACAGCAGTGCTGTCCGAGATGTGCAG CTGAACCGAAAAGCCCAGTGGGTCTCAGAGCCCCCCTCAAGTCCTGCCAGTACAACGGGACCATTTACCAAGCAGGCGAGATGTTCACCTCGGATGAATTGTTCCCTTCTAGACAGCCGAATCAGTGTGTGCTGTGCAGCTGTTCA AATGGAAACATCTTCTGTGGTCTGAGGACTTGTCTGAAGCTGACTTGCTCTACGCCAGTGTCTGTACCAGACACGTGCTGCCAGCTTTGCAAAg ACCATTCAGATTCTCCTGCCAATCCCAAATATGCATCAATGGAAGAAGGGGAACAACTGCAACTGAATAGAGGCGTT AGGCATTCTCAGGACCGATGTTCAGGGGAGCAGATCAAAACAAGAGCAGTTAGAGCGACCCCATCAACTCTGAGCAGCACCTCCAGGGGCATAAACCTCAAAACCTTCTGGCACAAGGGAGCCACCGGGACCACAGTGAAGATCGTCCTGCAGGAGAAACACAGAAGAG CTTGTGTATACAGTGGAAAGACGTATTCCCACGGAGAGGTGTGGCACCCAGTTCTGCGTCCTCACAGGCTCCTGGAGTGCATCTTGTGCACATGTAAGGATGGCAAACAGGAGTGCAGGAAGATCACTTGCCCCAGCGAATATCCCTGCCAGTTCCCGGAGAAGCCTGAAGGGAAGTGCTGTAAGACATGTCCAG aaacaaaagaagaaacaaaCAGGACACAGTGCCTCCAAGCATACAGTAATAACCTGTTGGTTTATAAAGTTGCATCCCCATCAGAGTCTAATACAGACAGCACTGTTAGAAAAATCGCCATTGAAAGAGAAGGAGCTGTGGATATCGAGATATATGTCTGGAAGACTGTAGAAG GAATACTGCAATTAATGGAAGTTCAGACGCTTCAGAAGAAGGAATTTGCAGAACAACCAGAAAACTTCATATTGGTGACCAGGCTAGATGAGG agaCTTGGAAAAAGTTCCGGGAACAAGAAGCCAAGATAAAGGAAGCCACGGATAGCAGAATGTGTGATGAAGGAATTAAGGAAGTTGCGAAGTTTTTACACCCAGAGAAACTGGACAGACTGTGTGCCACTTAA
- the LOC117972947 gene encoding E3 ubiquitin-protein ligase RNF169-like, with product MATLSSSKSSSGLRAERKQQKHSSRCVETGTGAMTATRFLTLEEAVCPVCLEIFLEPVTMPCRHSVCLPCFKRTVELSSLCCPLCRLRVSSWARRHTRDRTLVNTELWDLVRRSHPDRCKRRMESKDVQAVEDEIIFLAPPVHLCKPGELRQEYEKHMKKLVNEKEEGDRASEELIQKILEDDRRYLEKKRQQQRKGEAGALQLSQEPVNLVLSDSENEEPVGGRTRHRSAFVKRTRKSPDSCRSGLHCSGVQRSQSCTDTQEESRAKIRCPSHAALMAKGVAAYSSNSGILLSSENSRSFSAPNLTSDKRQTCRSLLGTSAASTAPLSKPERSISPESNDSISEELNHFKPIVCSPCTPPKRLPDGRVLEPTIVKSTPLNLSRSLQKSTTYEASPTILQKWKQIEQDRHKNKAASKGTITVSLNEDFAPKARLGGLHTLPPGNENQRRAGCPSSDETLAKASFPAAMSQAGGLSSEKGMTSIGKKRRLIFDQPEKEDCRVVTRSETEHVPLTVNPQQVTCETVACKNKPAGQAGRQKPEDICRPTSQRGMKRSQKTKHLEEGGKAKRLRPSSRVEMGSECDSNSFDGHWSQREEDCKLALKLQRQFDLERRNVDRRKGTPDNYLIRSWNNSDVKQIPRRSGRMGKRK from the exons ATGGCGACGCTGAGCTCCTCAAAGTCCTCCAGCGGGCTGAGGGCCGAGAGAAAGCAGCAAAAACACAGTTCTCGGTGCGTTGAGACCGGGACGGGGGCGATGACAGCGACCCGGTTTCTTACGTTGGAGGAGGCCGTGTGTCCGGTGTGTCTAGAGATTTTTCTAGAGCCTGTTACAATGCCCTGCAGacactctgtgtgtctgccttGTTTTAAACGGACCGTAGAGTTGTCCAGCCTCTGCTGCCCGCTTTGTCGACTCAGGGTGTCCAGCTGGGCCCGGCGACACACTCGGGACCGTACCCTGGTAAACACCGAGCTCTGGGATTTGGTCCGGCGGAGCCACCCAGATAGGTGCAAGCGAAGAATGGAGTCGAAGGATGTCCAGGCCGTTGAAGACG AAATAATATTCCTTGCTCCTCCTGTTCATCTTTGTAAACCTGGAGAGCTGCGGCAAGAATATGAAAAACATATGAAAAAG TTAGTGAATGAAAAAGAAGAGGGAGACAGAGCTTCGGAGGAGCTGATTCAAAAAATCTTGGAGGATGACAGAAGGTATCTGGAGAAAAAACGTCAACAGCAAAGAAAAGGGGAAGCCGGGGCTCTGCAGCTCTCTCAGGAGCCT GTGAATCTGGTGTTATCAGACTCGGAGAATGAAGAGCCGGTGGGAGGCAGGACCAGGCACCGTTCTGCATTTGTTAAGAGGACCAGAAAATCACCCGATTCCTGCAGAAG TGGGTTACATTGCAGTGGAGTGCAGAGGAGCCAAAGCTGCACTGACACACAAGAGGAAAGCAGAGCAAAGATCAGATGCCCTTCGCATGCGGCTCTTATGGCCAAG GGTGTTGCAGCATATAGCTCCAACTCTGGCATCCTTCTGTCATCAGAAAACAGCCGTTCATTTTCTGCACCAAACTTGACTTCTGATAAAAGGCAGACCTGCCGTTCTCTATTAGGCACTTCTGCTGCTTCCACAGCACCCCTGTCCAAACCAGAGAGGTCCATCAGCCCTGAGAGCAATGACAGCATCTCTGAGGAGCTGAACCACTTCAAACCCATTGTTTGCTCGCCGTGCACTCCCCCCAAAAGACTACCAGATGGGAGAGTGCTGGAGCCCACCATTGTCAAATCCACTCCCCTCAATCTGAGCCGTAGCCTCCAGAAATCTACTACCTACGAGGCCAGCCCAACAATCCTGCAGAAGTGGAAGCAGATTGAGCAGGACAGGCACAAAAATAAGGCTGCCTCCAAAGGAACCATTACCGTTTCTCTTAATGAAGATTTTGCCCCGAAGGCGAGACTGGGAGGATTGCATACACTTCCACCCGGTAATGAGAACCAGAGGCGAGCGGGTTGCCCATCTTCGGACGAGACGTTAGCGAAAGCCAGCTTCCCTGCTGCAATGTCGCAGGCAGGCGGGTTGTCCTCTGAAAAGGGTATGACCTCGATTGGCAAGAAAAGAAGGTTGATATTTGATCAGCCAGAAAAGGAAGACTGCAGAGTTGTGACCAGATCAGAGACAGAACATGTACCTTTGACTGTTAATCCGCAGCAAGTGACCTGTGAGACTGTTGCCTGTAAAAACAAGCCAGCGGGACAAGCTGGGCGTCAGAAACCAGAAGACATATGTAGACCTACCTCTCAAAGAGGTATGAAAAGGAGTCAAAAGACAAAGCACTTGGAGGAGGGCGGAAAAGCAAAGAGGCTGAGGCCCTCCAGCCGGGTGGAAATGGGCTCCGAGTGCGATTCAAACAGCTTTGACGGACATTGGTCACAGCGCGAGGAGGACTGTAAACTAGCTTTAAAACTGCAGAGACAGTTTGATTTAGAGCGGCGAAATGTTGACCGACGGAAGGGCACCCCTGACAACTATCTCATACGTTCGTGGAACAATTCTGACGTGAAACAGATTCCACGTCGCTCTGGGAGAATGGGGAAAAGAAAGTAG